A portion of the uncultured Bacteroides sp. genome contains these proteins:
- a CDS encoding glycoside hydrolase family 43 protein: MILSFNGVVRGKNKTEGNISKNTPLFTQFIYQGNDQVYIDNPLLPDEFYTPILQGCYPDPSITCKGKDYYLVNSSFAIFPGVPIFHSTDLVNWKQIGHVLDRPSQLKIEDCGISAGVYAPAIKYNKYNDTFYMITTQFSGGFGNIVVKTKDPLQGWSDPVKLQFAGIDPSLFFDDNGKAYVLHNDAPDRGKELYQGHRVIKIWEYDLTTDQVIAGTDKIIVDGGVDITKKPIWIEGPHLYKKDGRYYLMCAEGGTGDWHSEVIFVSDNPKGPYKPAPNNPILTQRYFPTKRDNKVDWAGHADLVEGPNGKYYGVFLGIRPNEKQRVNKGRETFILPIDWSGEFPVFENGLVPLTPKLKMPQGVENKTGENGFVPNGNFKFIDNFDSEKLDLRWVGIRGPRENFVTKTKKGLQIKPFPTNIKEVKPTSTLFYRQQHDCFTATTTMDYNPKSETELAGITCYQNEKFNYVFGLTKKGKDYYLLLARTERGKSTILASVKLDSHSPISLQVEAKGDDYRFNYSVNAKDFVNLGGNVSGDILSTNVAGGFTGPLIGLYATSTNDVIPQ, translated from the coding sequence ATGATTTTATCTTTCAATGGAGTAGTAAGAGGGAAAAACAAGACGGAAGGGAATATTTCGAAGAATACTCCACTTTTCACTCAATTTATTTATCAGGGTAATGATCAGGTATATATTGATAACCCTTTACTTCCGGATGAATTTTATACCCCAATTTTGCAAGGATGTTATCCGGATCCCAGTATCACATGCAAGGGTAAGGATTACTATTTGGTAAATTCTTCATTTGCAATCTTTCCGGGGGTACCTATTTTCCATTCCACTGATTTGGTGAACTGGAAGCAAATAGGCCATGTGTTGGATCGACCTTCACAGCTTAAAATAGAAGATTGTGGTATCAGTGCAGGGGTTTATGCTCCGGCGATAAAGTATAATAAGTATAATGATACTTTTTATATGATCACTACGCAATTTTCCGGAGGTTTTGGAAACATTGTAGTAAAAACAAAGGATCCTCTTCAAGGATGGAGTGATCCCGTTAAATTGCAGTTTGCGGGTATTGACCCTTCTCTTTTTTTTGATGATAATGGTAAAGCTTATGTTTTGCACAACGATGCGCCTGATAGAGGAAAAGAACTTTATCAAGGTCATCGTGTGATCAAGATCTGGGAGTATGACTTGACAACTGATCAGGTAATTGCCGGAACAGATAAAATTATTGTTGACGGAGGCGTTGATATAACAAAAAAACCGATTTGGATTGAAGGGCCTCATCTTTATAAAAAAGACGGACGATACTATCTTATGTGTGCCGAAGGGGGTACAGGTGATTGGCATAGCGAAGTAATTTTTGTAAGCGATAATCCTAAAGGGCCTTATAAGCCGGCTCCAAATAATCCGATCCTTACACAGCGCTATTTCCCTACTAAGCGTGACAATAAGGTTGATTGGGCCGGACATGCTGATTTGGTAGAAGGACCTAATGGTAAGTACTACGGTGTCTTTTTGGGCATTCGTCCCAATGAAAAACAAAGGGTAAATAAAGGACGCGAAACATTTATTCTTCCGATTGATTGGAGTGGAGAATTTCCTGTCTTTGAAAATGGGCTTGTTCCTTTGACTCCAAAATTGAAAATGCCTCAAGGTGTGGAAAATAAAACGGGAGAAAATGGATTTGTCCCTAATGGAAATTTTAAATTTATAGATAACTTTGATTCAGAAAAACTAGATTTAAGATGGGTTGGAATAAGAGGACCGCGTGAGAACTTCGTTACGAAAACTAAAAAAGGATTACAAATAAAACCATTCCCGACGAATATCAAAGAAGTAAAGCCAACTTCTACACTCTTTTATCGTCAGCAGCATGATTGTTTTACGGCAACCACAACGATGGATTATAACCCAAAGTCAGAGACAGAACTTGCCGGTATAACTTGCTATCAGAATGAGAAATTCAATTATGTGTTTGGTTTGACTAAGAAAGGTAAAGATTACTATTTGTTACTGGCAAGAACAGAAAGAGGTAAATCTACTATTCTTGCAAGTGTTAAACTTGATAGCCATAGTCCTATTTCGTTGCAGGTAGAAGCTAAGGGAGATGATTATAGATTCAATTATTCTGTAAATGCAAAGGACTTTGTTAATTTGGGAGGTAATGTTTCCGGTGATATTCTTTCTACAAATGTTGCGGGAGGATTTACCGGACCATTAATTGGCTTGTATGCCACTTCAACTAATGATGTGATACCTCAATAA
- a CDS encoding carboxylesterase family protein translates to MKNRIFLVAMFLMSFTGLVIAQQPAPVKVDGGLLQGTFEDGLTIYKGIPFAAPPVGDLRWRAPQLPAKWAGIKQATKFAPGPMQGGNPPSGKSEDCLYLNVWTPAKSAKEKVPVLVWIYGGGFGAGATSEWPYSGEKLANKGVVLVSIAYRVGQFGFFVHPELSAESANHVSGNYGLLDMIAGLKWIQKNIAAFGGDPKKVTIFGESAGGIAVSMLCASPLAKGLFQGAISESGGSFGPSRKTMTYPGENMKRLKYAELDGETYMKSAGASSIAELRKVDAAKLPDRGFGGSWPIVDGYVIPDDQYKLYEAGKYNDIPILVGYNSDEGASFSPGRNPKDYISGVETRYGKFAADLLKAYPVGTDVVPKTARDLSRDAAFGWQTWSWARLQAKTGKSKVFYYYFDQHPDYPEGSPRAGYGSPHGQEVAYVFGHLDTSNPQTTKSDIAISDAMGTYWTNFAKYGDPNGNGVPEWPTFSDDNPVVMYLGPTPHTGPVPSLESLQVLNSYFEWRRTPEGEDWAH, encoded by the coding sequence ATGAAAAACAGAATTTTCTTAGTTGCAATGTTCTTAATGTCCTTTACCGGACTAGTCATTGCGCAACAACCTGCCCCGGTGAAAGTCGATGGTGGATTGTTGCAGGGAACATTTGAAGATGGATTGACTATTTACAAAGGCATTCCGTTTGCTGCACCTCCGGTTGGCGACCTTCGTTGGCGTGCTCCCCAGCTTCCGGCAAAATGGGCAGGTATAAAGCAAGCCACAAAGTTTGCTCCAGGCCCTATGCAAGGGGGTAATCCTCCATCGGGAAAAAGCGAGGACTGCTTGTATCTGAACGTTTGGACACCGGCGAAATCGGCAAAAGAGAAGGTTCCCGTACTTGTCTGGATTTACGGTGGCGGATTTGGTGCCGGAGCTACTTCCGAATGGCCTTACAGTGGTGAAAAGCTTGCTAATAAAGGTGTGGTATTAGTCAGTATTGCTTATAGAGTTGGGCAATTTGGGTTTTTCGTGCATCCTGAATTGAGTGCTGAAAGCGCAAATCATGTTTCTGGAAATTACGGATTGCTTGATATGATTGCAGGCCTTAAATGGATACAAAAAAACATCGCGGCCTTTGGTGGTGATCCAAAGAAGGTGACCATTTTCGGTGAATCAGCAGGAGGGATTGCCGTTAGCATGTTGTGCGCTTCCCCTTTAGCTAAAGGATTGTTTCAGGGTGCTATTTCGGAAAGTGGTGGCTCTTTTGGCCCTTCACGTAAAACAATGACGTACCCGGGTGAAAACATGAAACGCTTAAAATATGCCGAACTTGACGGAGAGACCTACATGAAAAGCGCCGGAGCTTCTTCTATCGCAGAACTACGGAAGGTCGATGCCGCGAAACTCCCGGATCGTGGCTTCGGAGGCTCATGGCCTATTGTTGATGGTTATGTGATTCCCGACGATCAGTATAAACTCTACGAAGCCGGAAAATACAACGATATACCGATTCTCGTTGGTTATAACTCCGATGAAGGCGCAAGCTTTTCGCCGGGACGGAATCCGAAAGATTACATTTCCGGCGTTGAGACACGTTACGGCAAGTTTGCTGCTGACTTGCTCAAAGCTTATCCTGTTGGAACGGATGTTGTTCCTAAAACGGCACGCGACTTGTCACGTGATGCAGCGTTCGGATGGCAAACATGGAGTTGGGCAAGACTTCAGGCAAAAACCGGAAAATCGAAAGTGTTCTATTACTATTTCGATCAGCATCCTGATTATCCGGAAGGTTCGCCACGTGCAGGATATGGCTCACCACACGGGCAAGAAGTTGCCTATGTTTTCGGACATCTAGACACGTCAAACCCTCAAACAACAAAAAGTGATATTGCCATTTCAGACGCTATGGGTACGTATTGGACAAACTTTGCCAAGTATGGTGATCCAAACGGAAATGGAGTTCCTGAATGGCCCACTTTCAGCGATGACAACCCGGTAGTGATGTATCTAGGCCCGACGCCACACACAGGACCGGTTCCAAGCCTTGAATCGCTTCAAGTGTTAAACTCCTACTTCGAATGGAGACGCACACCTGAAGGAGAAGACTGGGCTCACTAA
- a CDS encoding glycoside hydrolase family 97 catalytic domain-containing protein, translated as MKYKIIAGLILLNSLTVFSQKVTVISPNHKINIGLYNTQSAEVGEWYLKVNYINKDKSCEAIPKIAMGLARTDQNFSKELKYLKASKPVLITERYSALHGKRMQCSNLANETVVSFENPGKAKFNLIIRAYNDGVAFRYEFPEKKGSFVIQDELTSYAIPDSTKRWMEKWNTANEGLYSTMSDDKVQQNWSYPALFNSTDKDCWYLIHEADVNRSYCGSKLSNVADKSQYKISFPDQRDGNGHGESKPTITLPWKSPWRVIIMGSLADIVESTLVDDVCPPSVVTKTDWIKPGVASWNYWSSNHGTKDYKTVCEFADLAASMNWPYTLLDWEWDAMSNGGNLEDALKYILSKGVKPLIWYNSGGPHTWVSATPRDRMYTHENRMEEFAKLKKLGIVGVKIDFFESEKQDMIKYYLDILDDAAKFEMMVYFHGCLVPRGWARTYPHMMTYEGVRGAEWYNNGPEFTTTAPEHNTILPFTRNVVGAMDYTPVTFTNSQFPHTTSYGHELALSVVFESGIQHMADRPSGYYGLPFAAKNFLMEVPNAWDDTKLIDGYPGKDLIIARNKGNEWYIGGISAEKYPKDKTITFNYLPEGVKYKLTLIADGEHDKELVTQYLVVDKSSTVKVRLLGRGGFAACLKAIQ; from the coding sequence ATGAAATATAAGATTATAGCAGGACTTATCCTCCTCAACTCATTGACTGTATTTTCTCAAAAAGTAACAGTCATTTCACCGAACCATAAGATAAATATCGGGCTTTACAACACACAAAGTGCTGAAGTTGGTGAATGGTACTTAAAAGTGAACTATATAAATAAGGATAAGAGTTGTGAGGCTATTCCGAAAATAGCGATGGGACTCGCGCGTACCGACCAGAACTTCTCGAAAGAGCTTAAATATCTGAAAGCATCTAAACCCGTTTTAATAACCGAACGATATTCTGCATTGCACGGTAAACGGATGCAATGTAGCAATTTGGCAAACGAAACGGTCGTATCTTTTGAGAATCCGGGAAAAGCTAAATTCAACTTAATTATCAGGGCTTATAACGATGGCGTCGCTTTTCGATACGAATTTCCAGAAAAGAAAGGTTCATTTGTGATACAAGACGAGCTAACATCTTATGCTATACCTGATAGTACAAAGCGTTGGATGGAAAAGTGGAATACGGCTAATGAAGGCCTCTATAGCACTATGAGCGATGATAAAGTACAGCAAAATTGGAGCTATCCGGCACTTTTTAATTCAACCGACAAAGATTGCTGGTATCTGATACACGAAGCCGATGTAAACCGTAGCTACTGTGGCTCGAAACTTAGTAATGTAGCTGATAAATCACAGTATAAGATTTCTTTCCCCGACCAAAGAGACGGTAATGGGCACGGAGAATCAAAACCCACAATAACACTTCCCTGGAAGTCGCCATGGCGGGTAATCATCATGGGAAGTCTTGCCGATATTGTGGAATCAACCTTAGTAGACGATGTTTGCCCCCCTTCCGTTGTAACCAAAACTGATTGGATAAAACCGGGTGTCGCATCTTGGAACTATTGGTCGAGCAATCATGGAACTAAAGATTACAAAACAGTTTGTGAATTTGCTGATTTGGCCGCTTCTATGAATTGGCCTTATACGCTTCTTGATTGGGAATGGGATGCCATGAGCAATGGTGGTAATCTTGAAGATGCCCTTAAGTATATTCTTTCTAAAGGTGTAAAACCCTTGATATGGTACAATTCGGGAGGACCACACACATGGGTCTCTGCAACACCACGTGACCGTATGTATACTCACGAAAACCGCATGGAAGAGTTTGCCAAACTAAAGAAGCTAGGAATTGTGGGAGTGAAAATCGACTTTTTTGAAAGCGAAAAGCAAGACATGATTAAATACTATCTTGACATCTTGGATGACGCTGCTAAGTTTGAAATGATGGTATACTTTCACGGTTGCTTGGTACCTCGCGGTTGGGCGCGTACATATCCGCACATGATGACGTACGAAGGTGTGCGCGGCGCTGAGTGGTATAACAATGGACCCGAATTCACCACTACTGCACCTGAACATAATACCATTTTACCTTTTACACGAAATGTGGTTGGTGCTATGGATTATACCCCGGTAACCTTTACCAATTCTCAATTTCCGCATACGACATCTTACGGACATGAACTGGCACTCAGTGTAGTATTCGAATCAGGAATTCAACACATGGCCGACCGCCCTTCGGGTTATTACGGGTTGCCCTTTGCTGCAAAGAATTTCCTCATGGAAGTGCCAAATGCATGGGATGATACAAAACTAATTGACGGATATCCCGGAAAGGATTTGATCATCGCAAGAAATAAAGGCAATGAATGGTATATTGGAGGCATTAGTGCAGAAAAATATCCTAAAGACAAAACGATAACATTCAATTATCTGCCGGAAGGAGTAAAATATAAGCTGACATTAATTGCAGATGGTGAGCACGATAAAGAATTAGTAACGCAATATCTGGTAGTTGATAAATCAAGCACAGTAAAAGTAAGATTGCTGGGCAGAGGTGGTTTCGCTGCCTGCTTGAAAGCGATTCAATAA
- the xyl3A gene encoding xylan 1,4-beta-xylosidase, whose product MKTKLLIAISLMASVHLWGQLPYQNPNLSSEERAKDLITRLTLSEKATLMCDVSDAIPRMGIKKFNWWSEALHGLANNGNVTVFPEPVGMAASFDDELVYRIFNAVSDETRAKYNEAKKNGLENTRFLSLSVWTPNVNIFRDPRWGRGQETYGEDPYLTSRMGISVTKGLQGPSDAKYRKLLACAKHFAVHSGPEWSRHILNINNLDPRDLYETYLPAFKSLVQQADVRQVMCAYQRLDDEPCCGNTQLLQRILRDEWGYKYMVVSDCGAISDFYTSHKVSSDAVHAASKGVLAGTDVECQWADHIYKKLPEAVAKGLITEEEINKHLLRVLIARFDLGEMDDDSLVSWSKIPLSIVNNDEHRKLALEMALKSMTLLQNKAELLPLKKSDKIAVIGPNANDKPMLWGNYNGTPVRTITILDGITSKLSANKVIYDKGCDLVEDKVTETYFSKCSIDGKKGFKATYWNNKDLEGDVVATQQIVNPIKLTTAGQHEFASGVKLQGFSAKYETEFEAPKDEELVFKCGATGYFELLVNGKSIAKYENWRTLPSRIPFKVESGKKYKIEIRFAQLNNWEADIEFNFGQEVNVDYTKLLKKLEGTDIVVFVGGLSTQLEGEEMPVSYPGFKGGDRTDIELPSVQRNCLKALKQAGKKVIFVNCSGSAIALVPETESCDAILQAWYGGESGGQAVADVLFGDYNPSGKLPITFYKSMNQLPDFENYSMKGRTYRYMSDPLFPFGFGLSYTTFSIGNAKLSSTVIRPNESVDLTIPVSNTGKRNGTEIVQVYIRKVNDTDGPIKTLKGFKRVDVPTGKTSQAVIKLPYEAFEFFDRRNVEMAITAGEYEILYGNSSSAKDLKTAKISISK is encoded by the coding sequence ATGAAAACGAAATTACTAATTGCCATAAGTCTAATGGCTTCGGTACATTTATGGGGTCAATTGCCTTACCAAAACCCTAATTTAAGTTCCGAAGAAAGGGCCAAAGATTTAATAACCCGCTTGACATTGAGCGAAAAAGCAACTTTGATGTGCGATGTCTCGGATGCCATCCCACGTATGGGAATTAAAAAATTCAACTGGTGGAGTGAAGCCTTGCATGGTCTTGCTAATAATGGTAATGTGACTGTTTTTCCTGAACCCGTTGGTATGGCTGCCTCTTTCGATGACGAATTGGTTTATCGCATTTTTAACGCTGTTTCCGATGAAACGAGAGCTAAATATAATGAAGCGAAAAAGAATGGACTAGAGAATACTCGTTTTTTAAGCCTTTCCGTCTGGACTCCAAATGTGAATATATTCCGCGACCCACGTTGGGGACGTGGACAGGAAACTTATGGTGAAGATCCTTACCTGACTTCGCGTATGGGTATTTCTGTAACAAAAGGTTTGCAAGGCCCTTCCGATGCTAAATACAGAAAGCTCTTAGCTTGTGCCAAACATTTTGCCGTTCATTCGGGCCCAGAATGGAGCCGCCATATTCTGAATATTAATAACTTGGATCCACGCGACTTGTATGAGACCTATCTTCCCGCCTTCAAATCATTGGTTCAGCAAGCCGATGTACGCCAAGTGATGTGTGCTTACCAGCGTTTGGATGATGAGCCTTGTTGTGGAAATACACAACTGCTTCAAAGAATTCTAAGAGATGAATGGGGATATAAATATATGGTCGTTTCTGACTGTGGCGCAATATCCGATTTTTACACCAGCCACAAAGTTTCATCGGATGCTGTTCATGCAGCTTCTAAGGGCGTTTTAGCAGGAACCGATGTGGAATGTCAATGGGCAGACCATATTTATAAAAAATTACCTGAAGCTGTTGCAAAAGGGTTAATTACAGAAGAAGAAATAAACAAGCACCTGTTGCGGGTATTAATTGCCCGTTTTGATTTGGGTGAGATGGATGATGATTCATTAGTTTCCTGGTCTAAAATTCCTCTATCTATTGTTAATAACGATGAACACAGAAAGCTGGCTTTAGAAATGGCCCTCAAGTCAATGACACTCCTCCAGAATAAAGCCGAACTTCTTCCCTTAAAGAAATCCGATAAAATAGCTGTCATCGGTCCAAATGCCAATGACAAGCCCATGTTATGGGGAAATTATAACGGAACTCCTGTGAGAACAATTACAATTCTCGATGGCATTACTTCCAAACTCTCAGCTAATAAGGTTATATATGACAAAGGATGCGATTTGGTTGAAGATAAAGTAACCGAGACCTACTTTTCTAAATGTTCAATTGATGGTAAGAAAGGATTTAAAGCTACTTACTGGAATAATAAAGACCTTGAGGGAGATGTTGTTGCAACTCAACAGATTGTAAATCCAATAAAACTAACCACTGCCGGGCAACACGAATTTGCGTCCGGGGTTAAGCTTCAAGGGTTCTCTGCAAAATATGAAACGGAGTTCGAAGCACCCAAAGATGAAGAACTTGTATTTAAATGCGGAGCTACCGGATATTTTGAATTATTGGTAAACGGTAAGTCGATCGCAAAATATGAAAATTGGAGAACACTTCCGTCAAGGATCCCATTTAAAGTAGAGAGTGGTAAAAAATATAAAATAGAGATTCGCTTTGCACAGTTAAACAATTGGGAGGCAGATATCGAATTTAACTTTGGACAAGAAGTAAATGTAGACTATACTAAACTTTTGAAGAAACTTGAAGGGACTGATATTGTTGTATTTGTCGGTGGTCTTTCCACACAACTCGAAGGTGAAGAAATGCCTGTATCATATCCCGGTTTCAAAGGTGGCGACCGTACAGATATAGAACTTCCATCAGTACAGCGCAATTGTTTAAAAGCATTAAAACAGGCGGGAAAAAAGGTGATTTTCGTGAATTGTTCAGGCTCTGCAATTGCTTTGGTTCCCGAAACTGAAAGCTGTGATGCTATCTTGCAGGCTTGGTATGGAGGCGAATCGGGAGGACAGGCTGTAGCCGATGTGCTTTTTGGTGATTATAACCCATCGGGAAAACTACCAATCACTTTCTACAAGAGTATGAATCAGTTGCCCGATTTTGAAAATTATTCCATGAAAGGCCGTACTTATCGTTATATGTCCGACCCTTTATTCCCATTTGGTTTTGGATTGAGTTATACTACTTTCTCTATTGGTAATGCAAAATTAAGTAGTACAGTCATTAGACCTAACGAATCTGTCGACCTTACCATACCTGTATCAAATACCGGCAAACGTAACGGAACTGAAATTGTGCAGGTTTATATTCGCAAAGTAAATGACACCGACGGACCAATTAAAACTTTAAAAGGCTTTAAGAGGGTTGACGTACCTACAGGTAAAACGAGTCAGGCAGTTATTAAACTTCCCTATGAAGCATTTGAGTTCTTTGATAGGAGAAATGTTGAAATGGCTATAACTGCAGGAGAATATGAAATTTTGTATGGGAACAGCTCATCTGCTAAAGATTTAAAAACAGCAAAGATTAGTATAAGCAAATAG
- a CDS encoding TIM-barrel domain-containing protein, with protein sequence MKSFKQLPDRVNITLSDGTLSISPLTENAVRIKFYKGTEGSLPELIFTSSVATPEFQVADTPAKLEIKVKKIIVSLDKLTGKLSYADNTGKVFLSEKENARKLTPYLIQGEPCFVAEQSFESPSDEYIFGLGQFQDGEYNLKNVTRQLTQVNTQIAIPFIYSSKGYGLLWHQYGLTDFNPTDNFITLEQQQSTTQNNQMAEVTTTSGTQRVSQNQSLYQGKLNVPTDGEYSIFLDLGDMGNRQYVVIDGKPCIDQSNMWLPPTAGTLVNLKAGEHQVQVVCKSDNTPKLSWRFSGDLTTFRSPNAKLLDYVVFYGPSADNVIASYRNLSGNAPMFPKWAYGFWQCRERYTSGTHLIETVKEFRKRNLPMDVIVQDWQYWGSRGWGVPQFDEKNYPNPSAFIKELHDLNAHFNISIWSNPDKNSTIGKEYVAKNRFIPNTKWLDYFNPETRKEYWNTLKVNMFDYGVDSWWMDAVEPENDALKGEKTYFGAGDFYRLTYPLMVSRAVYEGQREASSDKRVCILTRSAFSGQQRYGVINWSGDIGGTWDVFRNQIVAGLNFTITGLPYWTTDIGGFFRPGQSQYTDVKFHELLTRWYQWGTFNPIFRMHGYQTETEPWKYGRTVEDNMRKMLNLRYRLLPYIYSEAWQVTKNGSTMMRAMVMDFNGDADAVKQPYEYMFGKAFLVAPITDAGTTQRDVYLPKSTDWYDFWSGKRMKGGQTIKAEAPLDKIPLFIRAGSIVPMGPIVQYTGEKTADTLEIRVYKGADGSFDLYEDEGDNYNYEKGKCTVIPFKWDDKQQSLTIGNRQGDYPGSLTNRVFNVVFVSEIEGVGTTISTSKKTVPYYGKKIEIKSKGKQL encoded by the coding sequence TTGTCGTATGCTGATAATACCGGTAAGGTGTTTTTAAGCGAGAAAGAAAATGCTCGCAAACTAACACCCTACTTAATTCAAGGCGAACCTTGTTTTGTGGCAGAACAAAGCTTTGAGTCACCCTCTGATGAGTATATTTTTGGTTTGGGACAATTTCAGGATGGAGAATATAATCTGAAAAACGTTACCCGTCAGTTGACTCAGGTTAATACGCAAATTGCTATTCCTTTTATTTATTCAAGTAAAGGCTACGGATTGTTGTGGCATCAGTACGGTCTTACTGATTTTAATCCGACGGATAATTTTATTACCCTTGAACAACAACAATCAACCACCCAAAACAACCAAATGGCTGAGGTAACCACCACTTCCGGTACTCAAAGAGTGTCTCAGAATCAATCTTTATATCAAGGAAAATTAAATGTCCCTACGGATGGGGAATATTCCATATTTCTGGACTTAGGTGACATGGGCAATCGCCAATATGTGGTTATCGACGGAAAACCTTGCATTGACCAGAGTAATATGTGGCTCCCTCCTACTGCCGGTACGTTGGTAAACCTAAAAGCCGGAGAGCATCAGGTGCAGGTCGTTTGTAAATCAGACAACACACCTAAATTGTCATGGAGATTTAGTGGCGATTTAACAACATTCCGTTCACCTAACGCTAAATTGCTTGATTATGTCGTATTTTACGGACCATCTGCTGACAATGTAATTGCCTCCTACCGCAATTTATCGGGTAATGCACCCATGTTCCCTAAATGGGCTTATGGTTTTTGGCAATGTCGCGAACGTTACACATCGGGTACACATTTGATTGAAACCGTAAAAGAGTTCCGAAAAAGAAACCTTCCGATGGATGTTATTGTACAGGATTGGCAATATTGGGGCAGCAGAGGATGGGGCGTTCCGCAATTCGATGAGAAGAATTACCCAAATCCTTCCGCCTTTATAAAAGAATTACACGATTTGAATGCGCATTTCAATATCTCTATTTGGTCGAATCCCGATAAGAACTCAACAATTGGTAAAGAGTATGTGGCAAAAAATAGATTCATACCAAACACCAAATGGCTAGATTATTTCAATCCGGAGACCAGAAAAGAATACTGGAATACATTGAAGGTAAATATGTTCGATTATGGTGTTGACTCTTGGTGGATGGATGCTGTCGAACCCGAGAATGATGCTTTGAAAGGAGAAAAAACGTACTTTGGAGCAGGCGATTTCTACCGTTTAACCTATCCATTAATGGTAAGTCGGGCGGTATATGAAGGTCAACGCGAGGCCTCTTCCGACAAGCGGGTTTGCATCCTTACCCGTTCGGCTTTTTCCGGACAGCAACGCTATGGAGTGATTAACTGGTCAGGTGATATTGGTGGTACTTGGGACGTTTTCCGAAATCAAATTGTTGCCGGGTTAAACTTTACGATTACCGGATTACCCTATTGGACAACTGATATCGGCGGTTTCTTCCGTCCCGGTCAATCGCAATACACCGACGTAAAATTCCATGAGCTACTAACGCGCTGGTACCAATGGGGTACCTTCAACCCGATTTTTCGAATGCATGGTTACCAAACCGAGACTGAACCTTGGAAATACGGACGTACGGTTGAAGACAACATGCGAAAGATGCTGAACCTTCGCTATCGTTTACTTCCATATATTTATTCCGAAGCATGGCAGGTTACAAAAAACGGATCAACGATGATGCGCGCCATGGTAATGGACTTCAATGGTGATGCCGACGCAGTGAAACAACCTTATGAATACATGTTTGGAAAAGCATTTCTGGTGGCACCAATTACCGATGCAGGCACAACACAAAGAGACGTCTATCTTCCTAAATCTACTGATTGGTACGATTTCTGGAGCGGTAAACGCATGAAAGGCGGACAGACCATAAAAGCTGAAGCACCTTTGGACAAAATACCGTTGTTTATAAGAGCAGGGTCAATAGTACCTATGGGCCCAATAGTTCAATATACAGGCGAGAAAACAGCTGATACCCTTGAAATCCGCGTGTATAAAGGAGCAGATGGCAGTTTTGATTTATACGAAGATGAAGGTGATAATTATAACTATGAGAAAGGAAAGTGCACAGTTATTCCGTTTAAATGGGATGACAAACAGCAATCTTTGACGATTGGTAACAGACAGGGGGATTATCCGGGTAGCTTAACCAATCGTGTTTTTAATGTTGTCTTTGTGAGTGAAATTGAAGGAGTTGGAACAACTATAAGCACAAGTAAAAAAACAGTTCCTTACTACGGAAAGAAGATAGAAATTAAATCAAAAGGAAAACAACTATAA